The following proteins are encoded in a genomic region of Gimesia algae:
- a CDS encoding mechanosensitive ion channel family protein translates to MINASRILIFLLVSGICSVVCVAQEETPEEPVNPPPAESLSAPKAVNVTPAVEDSEISARLTRILKATEWFEDPQVDVEEGVAFLSGSTNDEKYRQWAGDLSRNTQDVVAVVNRIEIRQPDLFDLSASYGTVKSIMRNTVQSIPIILAALLVLLFTFLAMFISGHLADYTILSRFQNKLLRGVVRKGVLLLVFLLGIYLVLQIAGLTRLAATVLGGTGLFGLIVGIAFRDIAENFLASILISMQNPFRYGDLIEVEGIQGYVQRVNTRGTLLMSLDGNHIQIPNSIIYKSKILNYTSNPKVRLDFLVGVGYDVPINEAQSIAKEILESHPAVLDDPEPTVLVEGLGSSTVNLRLYYWIDGHKFSVLKVNSSMMRLVKTKFEERGFSMPDDAREVIFPQGVPVTMVSAEEAAATKTALPQQPVQQPSRSPVEIQDEETVTDAEGSLASEYTELERQSQQARDPEEDSTDLLTS, encoded by the coding sequence ATGATCAATGCAAGCAGGATACTGATATTTCTGCTCGTCTCTGGAATCTGTTCCGTCGTATGTGTCGCGCAAGAGGAGACGCCTGAAGAGCCAGTCAATCCACCGCCGGCGGAATCGCTGTCCGCTCCCAAAGCCGTGAATGTTACACCGGCTGTAGAAGATTCCGAAATCTCGGCGCGGCTGACTCGCATTCTCAAGGCGACCGAGTGGTTTGAAGATCCCCAAGTCGATGTGGAAGAGGGAGTCGCCTTCCTGTCTGGATCAACGAATGATGAAAAATACCGCCAATGGGCCGGCGATCTTTCGCGGAATACACAGGATGTTGTCGCTGTCGTCAACCGGATTGAAATCAGGCAGCCGGACCTGTTTGATTTAAGCGCCTCGTATGGTACGGTCAAATCCATCATGCGAAACACGGTGCAGTCCATTCCCATCATCCTGGCGGCGCTGCTGGTGCTGTTGTTTACGTTTCTGGCGATGTTTATTTCAGGCCATCTTGCCGATTATACGATTCTCAGCCGGTTTCAAAATAAACTGCTGCGTGGCGTGGTCCGCAAAGGGGTGTTGCTGCTGGTCTTTCTGCTGGGAATTTACCTGGTGTTACAGATTGCCGGCCTGACGCGGCTGGCGGCAACCGTGCTGGGGGGAACGGGTTTATTCGGTCTGATCGTCGGGATCGCGTTTCGGGATATCGCGGAAAACTTCCTCGCCAGTATTCTGATCAGTATGCAGAACCCGTTTCGCTATGGTGACCTGATTGAGGTGGAAGGGATTCAGGGGTATGTGCAACGTGTGAATACGCGTGGTACTCTGCTGATGTCGCTGGACGGCAATCATATTCAGATCCCGAACTCAATTATCTATAAGAGTAAGATTCTGAATTATACCTCGAATCCCAAAGTGCGGCTCGATTTTCTGGTGGGCGTGGGCTACGACGTTCCCATTAATGAAGCGCAATCTATTGCGAAAGAGATATTGGAATCGCATCCGGCTGTGCTTGACGATCCCGAACCGACTGTGCTGGTGGAAGGTCTGGGGTCTTCTACCGTCAATCTGCGACTGTATTACTGGATCGATGGTCATAAATTTAGTGTGTTGAAAGTCAATTCTTCGATGATGCGACTGGTAAAGACAAAGTTCGAAGAACGGGGATTCTCCATGCCGGACGATGCACGGGAAGTGATCTTTCCCCAGGGAGTACCCGTGACCATGGTATCCGCGGAGGAAGCAGCAGCCACCAAAACAGCTCTCCCTCAGCAACCGGTTCAACAACCATCCCGCTCGCCGGTTGAGATTCAGGATGAGGAGACCGTCACTGATGCCGAAGGCAGCCTGGCCAGTGAATACACGGAGCTGGAGCGACAGAGCCAGCAGGCACGCGATCCTGAAGAAGATTCGACGGATCTGCTGACTTCATGA
- a CDS encoding dienelactone hydrolase family protein — protein MKILSILRLTTLVTFASLAVSPFTLLLSQSNADEKTDAPPWAVLQPAPDPRPLPHTKPLIFPGDLSEKMIAGIDKFLLKQIAQAANKRPKLWNRDLSSPQAYTKSIADKQAELSAMLGLTDPLVTGRISYIGDASDQPAKAFTLHEVSWPVLDDMQGTGLLLIPKGTIRGDIIAIPEADQLPEDLVSAKKPADAYAQQLARSGFRVLIPTLINRENNQWKMSNREWAHRPSFELGRTLAGYETQKVMAGVSILKQTSGDEKRPVGVIGWGEGGRLALYAAALDSRIDAAAVCGYFGSRQFLWEEPADRNVFGLLNVFGDAEIASLVAPRTLIIESGKYPEYGFRTTAWGELEVKQDGYPPLKGKPGRLLVPDKDEVKTEVARAREFTAALKPQAPTLTLVDSKVPVSQETLAALIQSLVPDAKLAESSKPLELKSRAQASQRHDEQLAEILRHNQRLLQLAYETRIEFMKNLKTDSLENYKKSVEPYRKVFSEEVIGAFDLELLPDNARSRKFQVGPKTISYEVEMDVFPDVTAYGILTLPKDLKLDGSEQRPVVVCQHGLEGRPQHTVGEQGYRAYKSFATHLAERGFITFAPQNPYVLFDRFRTLQFKSQSIGRTLFSIAVPQHQQITDWLSTLPFVDEKRIGFYGISYGGKSAMRIPPLVKNYALSICSADFGEWVWKNAATDQRSLRYSYANKGEYEIFEWNLGSTFNYAEMAALICPRPFMVERGHFDGVEPDDRVAQEYAKVRFLYQAQLGIGDRQELEFIKGPHAIHEQGSYDFLHKHLNWPAPKESD, from the coding sequence ATGAAAATCTTAAGCATACTTCGTTTGACCACGCTTGTCACCTTCGCCTCACTTGCAGTCAGCCCGTTTACACTTTTACTCTCACAGTCAAACGCAGATGAAAAAACAGATGCTCCTCCCTGGGCGGTACTGCAACCGGCCCCCGATCCGCGACCTCTGCCTCATACAAAACCGCTCATCTTCCCAGGTGATCTCAGTGAAAAAATGATTGCCGGCATCGATAAGTTCCTGCTCAAACAGATCGCACAGGCAGCCAATAAACGACCTAAGCTGTGGAACCGGGATCTCTCTTCACCGCAAGCTTACACGAAATCAATCGCCGACAAACAGGCGGAACTCTCCGCCATGCTCGGTCTGACCGATCCGCTGGTGACAGGACGCATCTCTTATATCGGCGATGCCTCTGATCAACCTGCGAAAGCATTCACGCTCCATGAAGTCAGCTGGCCTGTATTAGATGATATGCAGGGTACGGGCCTGTTACTGATTCCCAAAGGAACCATCCGCGGTGACATCATCGCGATCCCGGAAGCCGACCAGCTTCCCGAAGATCTGGTCTCCGCAAAAAAGCCGGCGGACGCTTATGCACAGCAACTCGCGCGTTCCGGTTTTCGCGTCTTGATTCCCACTCTGATCAATCGGGAAAACAATCAATGGAAGATGAGCAACCGTGAATGGGCTCACCGTCCTTCGTTCGAACTGGGTCGCACTCTGGCCGGCTATGAAACGCAGAAAGTCATGGCGGGCGTCAGTATTCTGAAACAGACCAGCGGGGATGAAAAACGCCCCGTAGGAGTCATCGGCTGGGGTGAAGGGGGAAGGCTGGCTCTCTACGCGGCGGCCCTGGATTCACGCATCGACGCTGCCGCAGTCTGCGGTTACTTCGGTTCGCGACAGTTTCTCTGGGAAGAACCCGCCGACCGCAATGTGTTTGGCCTGCTCAATGTATTCGGCGATGCGGAAATCGCCAGCCTCGTCGCGCCGCGGACTTTGATCATCGAATCGGGCAAATATCCCGAATACGGTTTCCGCACCACCGCCTGGGGTGAACTGGAAGTCAAGCAGGATGGTTATCCTCCTTTGAAGGGTAAACCGGGACGGTTACTGGTCCCCGATAAAGACGAAGTCAAAACCGAAGTCGCGCGGGCCCGTGAATTCACCGCTGCCCTGAAACCACAGGCACCCACATTGACACTCGTGGATTCTAAAGTCCCCGTCTCACAGGAAACACTCGCCGCATTGATTCAGAGCCTTGTTCCTGACGCGAAACTCGCAGAATCATCCAAACCTCTGGAACTGAAATCACGCGCACAGGCCAGCCAGCGTCATGACGAACAGCTGGCAGAGATCCTCAGGCATAATCAGCGTCTGTTACAGTTGGCATATGAAACCCGTATTGAATTCATGAAGAATCTCAAAACCGATTCGTTGGAAAATTATAAGAAATCGGTCGAACCCTATCGCAAGGTTTTCAGCGAAGAGGTGATCGGCGCCTTCGACCTGGAACTGCTGCCCGATAACGCCCGCAGCCGCAAATTCCAGGTCGGCCCGAAGACGATCAGCTATGAAGTCGAAATGGATGTCTTCCCCGACGTCACCGCCTATGGCATTCTGACCTTACCCAAAGACCTGAAGTTGGATGGCTCAGAACAGCGGCCTGTCGTTGTCTGCCAGCACGGTCTGGAAGGACGACCGCAACACACGGTGGGCGAACAAGGTTATCGCGCTTACAAATCGTTCGCCACGCATCTGGCGGAACGGGGCTTCATCACCTTCGCTCCCCAGAACCCTTACGTATTGTTCGATCGTTTTCGCACACTGCAGTTCAAATCCCAGTCCATCGGCCGAACCCTGTTTTCGATCGCAGTCCCCCAGCATCAGCAAATCACAGACTGGCTCTCGACGCTGCCGTTTGTCGATGAAAAGCGGATCGGCTTCTATGGGATTTCCTACGGTGGAAAATCAGCCATGCGAATTCCTCCGCTGGTCAAGAATTACGCTCTTTCAATCTGCTCGGCTGATTTTGGCGAATGGGTCTGGAAGAATGCCGCCACCGACCAGCGTTCGCTACGATACAGTTACGCCAACAAAGGGGAATACGAAATCTTCGAATGGAACCTGGGCAGTACCTTCAACTACGCCGAGATGGCCGCCCTTATCTGCCCGCGTCCCTTCATGGTGGAACGCGGACACTTTGATGGCGTCGAACCTGATGACCGCGTCGCACAGGAATATGCCAAGGTACGATTTCTCTACCAGGCTCAACTGGGCATCGGCGATCGTCAGGAACTCGAATTCATCAAAGGCCCGCATGCCATTCACGAACAGGGTTCATATGACTTCTTACACAAGCATCTCAACTGGCCCGCCCCCAAAGAGTCAGACTGA
- a CDS encoding glycoside hydrolase family protein — protein MLVSPFETLKRSLPACLSIVLLLGVSAGLSAQTVSVDRGPEVDEAVFFSFDDHAIPWRNNLQLTPVTAEKHPANPVLRRGPEGAPDHGHAILYGSVMYRDGKFRMWYLGMFETAIKSGQAPGWWRPMCYAESDDGIHWTKPKLNLVEFNGNKQNNICLIKSEVPALAKVNDFLSVMYDANDPDPKRRFKCVYIAHPPFAEVRGGRSKIGPNESRWGAFVAATSADGLTWDVVGDRPANAGGERFEVSSLYQFGNFYYANGQLLSPWSWRMDGSDVGRVMLAYRSSDFDHWSRAKALSFARPGQLTAKPIPGQQTHMGAGIWNRGNVLVGLYGMWQDAPKKPPKGEHWNKGVTIDLGLVVSDDGIHFREPVPDHSVIARGKQGEWDDIALLQGHAFVNRGDKTLMWYSHWDTGGKLKNMEIGLATLRRDGFGYLSPRVEDSSAHFVTAPFETRGDLKLFTNVEGVSIENPLTVELVDEFDKPLPGYSGKDAARITKAGTRTPIVWSGNNPLPAGKKLAARVTFPHSTETKFYALYAGK, from the coding sequence ATGCTTGTCTCGCCATTCGAAACTTTAAAACGAAGCCTTCCTGCCTGTCTGTCAATTGTATTACTCTTGGGAGTATCTGCCGGGCTCTCCGCCCAGACGGTTTCAGTGGACCGCGGGCCGGAAGTGGACGAAGCGGTCTTTTTCTCATTTGATGACCATGCGATTCCCTGGCGGAACAATCTGCAACTGACTCCGGTGACGGCCGAGAAGCATCCTGCCAATCCCGTGTTGCGTCGAGGACCGGAAGGAGCACCCGATCATGGGCATGCGATTCTGTACGGCAGTGTGATGTACAGGGACGGGAAATTTCGCATGTGGTACCTGGGGATGTTCGAGACCGCGATCAAAAGTGGCCAGGCGCCGGGCTGGTGGCGGCCCATGTGTTATGCCGAGAGTGATGACGGGATTCACTGGACCAAACCGAAACTCAATCTGGTGGAATTCAATGGAAATAAACAGAACAATATCTGTCTGATCAAGTCAGAAGTCCCCGCGCTGGCCAAGGTGAATGATTTTCTCAGTGTGATGTATGATGCCAATGACCCTGACCCGAAGCGCCGTTTTAAATGTGTCTATATAGCACATCCCCCGTTTGCCGAGGTGCGTGGCGGGCGGAGTAAAATCGGGCCGAACGAAAGTCGCTGGGGTGCTTTCGTCGCCGCGACCAGTGCCGATGGATTAACGTGGGATGTTGTTGGTGACCGTCCTGCGAATGCGGGGGGCGAACGGTTCGAAGTCTCCAGCCTGTATCAGTTCGGCAATTTTTATTATGCCAACGGTCAGCTGCTTTCGCCCTGGAGCTGGCGGATGGACGGCTCTGATGTTGGTCGGGTAATGCTGGCTTACCGATCTTCCGATTTCGATCACTGGTCCCGCGCGAAAGCGCTTTCGTTCGCTCGGCCGGGTCAGTTGACGGCGAAGCCGATTCCCGGTCAGCAGACACATATGGGAGCGGGTATCTGGAATCGAGGGAATGTGCTGGTCGGCTTATATGGGATGTGGCAGGATGCCCCGAAGAAACCACCAAAAGGCGAACATTGGAACAAAGGAGTGACGATTGATCTGGGACTGGTCGTCAGCGATGATGGCATTCACTTCCGGGAGCCCGTACCTGATCATAGTGTCATTGCCCGAGGAAAGCAGGGGGAGTGGGATGACATCGCGCTGCTGCAGGGGCATGCATTTGTGAATCGGGGTGATAAAACATTGATGTGGTATTCCCACTGGGACACAGGCGGAAAACTCAAGAATATGGAGATCGGACTGGCGACCCTCAGGCGGGACGGATTTGGCTATCTCTCCCCCAGGGTCGAAGACAGCTCAGCCCACTTTGTGACGGCTCCCTTTGAAACCAGAGGAGATCTGAAACTGTTTACGAATGTGGAGGGGGTCTCAATAGAGAATCCCTTAACGGTGGAACTGGTCGATGAATTCGACAAACCTCTGCCCGGTTACTCCGGTAAAGATGCTGCCCGCATTACCAAAGCGGGAACCCGTACGCCGATTGTCTGGTCTGGAAACAATCCGTTACCGGCCGGCAAAAAGCTGGCGGCACGGGTCACGTTTCCCCATTCCACAGAGACGAAATTTTATGCATTGTATGCAGGCAAGTAA